In Scyliorhinus torazame isolate Kashiwa2021f unplaced genomic scaffold, sScyTor2.1 scaffold_436, whole genome shotgun sequence, a genomic segment contains:
- the LOC140406292 gene encoding evolutionarily conserved signaling intermediate in Toll pathway, mitochondrial-like: MSCFRRSVLALSWRRKLLPPLKLAWKISTCQLLSGRCPWPRAGPFRTSARTAQGPPSSHPSLADLQKDGGQQEQALVTYEDLFEEAQRQSGTRGTYERVLRAFCKRDIRRRGHVEFIYMALRKMPEFGVERELAVYNKLLDVFPKEVFVPRNYIQRMFNHFPRQQECAIQVLEQMENYGILPDVETKTLLIQVFGAKSHPLRKFQRLLYWFPRFRHVNPFPLPQPPPSDPVEIARLGLRRIANDLSSQVTVYQAPRSYLGPDALEVRVPHIVGIQSPDQRDLLARHDSRRPVFVEGPFPLWLRRTCVQYYILRGDPGAESPGIE; encoded by the exons CTCCTCAGCGGCCGCTGTCCTTGGCCGCGCGCGGGGCCGTTCCGCACGAGCGCACGGACGGCCCAGGGACCACCCAGCAGCCACCCCTCGCTGGCTGACCTGCAGAAGGATGGCGGCCAGCAGGAGCAAGCCCTTGTGACGTACGaggacctgttcgaggaggcccagCGCCAGTCCGGGACGCGGGGCACCTACGAGCGGGTGCTGCGCGCCTTCTGCAAACGCGACATCCGGCGGCGGGGACACGTGGAGTTCATCTACATGGCACTGCGAAAAATGCCGGAGTTCGGGGTGGAGCGGGAACTCGCCGTCTACAACAAACTGCTTGATGTCTTCCCCAAGGAGGTCTTCGTTCCTCGTAACTACATTCAGCGGATGTTCAACCACTTCCCCAGACAGCAGGAATGTGCCATCCAGGTCCTTGAGCAGATGGAGAACTACG ggaTATTGCCGGACGTGGAGACGAAGACCCTCTTGATCCAAGTCTTCGGGGCGAAGAGCCACCCGCTGAGGAAGTTCCAGCGCCTCCTGTATTGGTTCCCCCGCTTCAGGCACGTCAACCCCTTCCCGCTGCCCCAGCCACCGCCGTCGGACCCGGTGGAGATCGCCCGGCTCGGCCTCAGGCGGATCGCCAACGACCTCAGCAGCCAGGTCACCGTCTACCAG gcgCCTCGCTCGTACCTGGGACCCGACGCCCTCGAGGTCCGCGTGCCGCACATCGTAG ggATCCAAAGCCCCGACCAGCGAGATCTCCTGGCCCGCCACGATAGCCGCCGTCCCGTTTTCGTCGAGGGCCCCTTCCCGCTGTGGCTGCGCAGGACGTGCGTGCAGTACTACATCCTCCGCGGCGACCCGGGTGCCGAG TCACCGGGTAtcgaatga